From one Ursus arctos isolate Adak ecotype North America unplaced genomic scaffold, UrsArc2.0 scaffold_1, whole genome shotgun sequence genomic stretch:
- the GCG gene encoding pro-glucagon isoform X2: MKSIYFVAGLFVMLVQGSWQRSLQDTEEKSRSFPAPQTDPLNDPDQMNEDKRHSQGTFTSDYSKYLDSRRAQDFVQWLMSTKRNKNNIAKRHDEFERHAEGTFTSDVSSYLEGQAAKEFIAWLVKGRGRRDFPEEVAIVEELRRRHADGSFSDEMNTVLDDLATRDFINWLLQTKITER; encoded by the exons atgaaaagcatttacTTTGTGGCTGGATTGTTTGTAATGTTGGTACAAGGCAGCTGGCAACGTTCCCTTCAAGACACAGAGGAGAAATCCAG ATCATTCCCAGCTCCTCAGACAGACCCGCTCAATGATCCGGATCAGATGAACGAAGACAAGCGCCATTCTCAGGGCACATTCACCAGTGACTACAGCAAGTATCTGGACTCCAGGCGTGCCCAGGATTTTGTGCAGTGGTTGATGAGCACCAAGAGGAACAA GAATAACATTGCCAAACGTCATGATGAATTTGAGAGACATGCTGAAGGGACCTTTACCAGTGATGTAAGTTCTTATTTGGAAGGCCAAGCTGCCAAGGAATTCATTGCTTGGCTGGTGAAAGGCCGGGGAAGGCGAGA cttcccagaggaagtCGCCATTGTCGAAGAATTACGCCGCAGACACGCCGACGGCTCTTTCTCTGATGAGATGAACACAGTTCTCGATGATCTTGCCACCCGGGACTTTATAAACTGGCTGCTTCAGACCAAAATTACTGAGAGGTGA
- the GCG gene encoding pro-glucagon isoform X1 codes for MKSIYFVAGLFVMLVQGSWQRSLQDTEEKSRSFPAPQTDPLNDPDQMNEDKRHSQGTFTSDYSKYLDSRRAQDFVQWLMSTKRNKNNIAKRHDEFERHAEGTFTSDVSSYLEGQAAKEFIAWLVKGRGRRDFPEEVAIVEELRRRHADGSFSDEMNTVLDDLATRDFINWLLQTKITERK; via the exons atgaaaagcatttacTTTGTGGCTGGATTGTTTGTAATGTTGGTACAAGGCAGCTGGCAACGTTCCCTTCAAGACACAGAGGAGAAATCCAG ATCATTCCCAGCTCCTCAGACAGACCCGCTCAATGATCCGGATCAGATGAACGAAGACAAGCGCCATTCTCAGGGCACATTCACCAGTGACTACAGCAAGTATCTGGACTCCAGGCGTGCCCAGGATTTTGTGCAGTGGTTGATGAGCACCAAGAGGAACAA GAATAACATTGCCAAACGTCATGATGAATTTGAGAGACATGCTGAAGGGACCTTTACCAGTGATGTAAGTTCTTATTTGGAAGGCCAAGCTGCCAAGGAATTCATTGCTTGGCTGGTGAAAGGCCGGGGAAGGCGAGA cttcccagaggaagtCGCCATTGTCGAAGAATTACGCCGCAGACACGCCGACGGCTCTTTCTCTGATGAGATGAACACAGTTCTCGATGATCTTGCCACCCGGGACTTTATAAACTGGCTGCTTCAGACCAAAATTACTGAGAG gaAGTAA